GGCACTGACGCCCGCCACCTACATCGGCAATGCAGTGGCCCAGGCTCGCCGCATCTGATCTGCGATCCGCGCTCGGCTTCCTGCCGGGCGCGGGTCTGTTTGCCCCTTGCTGTCCCTTCTGTAGCATTTTCATTCCGAGGCCATCATGCCCTTCTCCGTCACCACCCTGCCAGGCGGCATGTCCGCCGATGTATTTCTCCGGGATTACTGGCAGAAAAAGCCGCTGCTGATCCGCCAGGCGTTTCCAGACTTCGAAAACCCATTGACGCCAGATGAGCTTGCCGGCCTGTCGCTGGAAGGCGAAGTGGAATCACGCATTGTCCTGGAACAGGGTGCGACGCCGTGGGAACTGCGCCATGGCCCTTTCGACGAAGACACCTACAAGACCCTGCCGGAAAAGGACTGGACGCTACTGGTACAAGCGGTGGACCAGTTCGTGCCTGAGGTCGCCGAGTTGCTGCAGGCGTTTCGCTTCTTACCCAACTGGCGAGTTGACGATGTGATGGTCAGCTATGCCGCGCCGGGCGGCAGCGTCGGCCCACATTACGACAACTACGATGTGTTCCTGTTGCAGGGTCACGGCCAACGGCGTTGGAAGGTCGGCCAACCCTGCAATCCTGATAGCCCCCTGCAGGAACATCCGGACCTGCGCATTCTCCGTGATTTCGAGCAGCAGGAAGAGTGGGTTCTGAGGCCCGGCGACATGCTCTATCTGCCTCCAGGCCTGGCCCATTACGGCATCGCCGAAGATGACTGCATGACCTATTCGATCGGCTTCCGTGCCCCCAGCCATGCCGAAGTGCTTGCCCATTTCAGTGATTTTCTCGGTCAGTATCTGGGCGATCAGCAACGTTACAGCGATGCTGGAATGAGTACCCCTGACGACCCCGCACAAATCGACGAGCAGACTGTTGAGCGGCTGCAGAATCTCATTCTCGAGCTGGTGCACGACAAAGAGGCGCTAGGCACCTGGCTCGGACGCTTCATGACCGAGCCCCGCTATCCGGAGCTGATTGAAGCGCAGGAGCCTGACGAGGAAGTGCTGACCGAAGCACTGGATAATGGATTTGGCCTGATACGCAATGCCAGCGCCCGGCTGGCTTGGCGCCAGGAGCAGGACCAATACCTGATGCTGTTTGCCTGCGGCGAACATTGCCTGCTACCAACCCGTCTGCGACCACTGGTGCAACTGATCTGCAATCGGGAATACCTGGACGCAGATCAATTGCAGGATTGGCGTCAGGATGCCGAAGCCATGCAGTTGTTACAGCAGTTGCTAGCCAAGGGTGACCTGCTGCTGGAAGGTAACGATGAATGAAGTCGACATCCGTGTGGCGGAGTGGCGCAGTACCAACGCGCTGCGTGACATCCGCCAGACGGTATTCATCGACGAGCAACATGTGCCGCCGGAGTTGGAATGGGACGCAGAAGACGCGCGCGCGACGCACTTTCTGCTGACTGTTGAGCACGCACCGGTCGGCACCGCCCGTTTGCTACCGGATGGGCACATCGGCCGCGTCGCCCTTCTCTCCCAGGCCCGCAGCAAGGGCCTGGGCCAGCAGTTGATGCGCGCCGTCATGGCCTACGCCCGGCAACAGGGTATGGCGCGCCTGCAGCTTTCAGCGCAAACGCATGCCCTCGGCTTCTATAGCCAACTGGGCTTCGTCACCTGCTCGAATGTCTATCCCGAGGCCGGCATTCCCCATCAGGACATGAGCTGGGAGCCAGCAACCTCCGACCCCAGCTGACACCTGCTGCCCTGGCGCGAAGACAGCCGCCCGCGCACAGGTCACTTCAGATGCTAAACTCAGGTTCGGTAACGAGGAGATCGCGCCATGAACCTGCGAACCATGCTGGCAACGCTTGTCACTCTCGCGCTTGCCATCTGTTCTCTCCAGCTCGCTGCAGCGCCGAGAACCGAAGTCATTCCTCTGGGCTACAGCATGGCAGAAGACATGGTGCCGGTAATACAGCCCATGCTCCGCGCTGACGAACGCGTTTCCGCCTACGGCAATCAGTTGATCATCCGTGCCGAACCAGAGCGGCTGCAGGAGATTCGCGTATTGCTTGCGGATCTTGATCGCCAGCCGGCAAAATTGCGTATCACGGTCAGCAACGCCGGCAGCGCGCTTGGCACCCAGAGTGGTTATCGTTTGGACGGACGCCTGGAGACCGGCTCCGGCGATATCGTCGTCGGCCACGCCCGTGGCAACAACCAGGCCCGTATCATCCGCCGCGAAACCCGCGGCGCGAGTGATGGCGCGCGGGTGATCACTGCCAACGAAGGCTATCCCGTGCTGATCCAGACAGGTCAACGGGTTCCTCTGACCAGCACCTCAACCAATATCTACGGCCAAGTGGTCAATCAGACCGAATACCATGATGTGACCTCCGGCTTCTATGCCACCGTACGCCTGAGCGGCGACGTCGCAACCATCAGCCTGAGCGCCAATAATGATCGGATGCATCCCGCCGGGAATGATGTGATCGATGTGCAACGAACCGACACCGTCGTCACCGCGCGCTTGGGTGAGTGGGTCACCATCGGTGGCTTCGATGATACTGAAAGCCAGCGCAGACGAGACATAGGCAGGCGCACTACCACCCGCAGCTCACAACAACAGAGCGTTCGCTTGATGATTGAGCGCCTCGATTAGGCTTTGTTGGAGTTTTGTAGTGTTTTATTAATTTCACTACAATGACATTGACTTCTGTTTTCTTAAACTGCATTATTGCCCCGCTCCCGCTAGCCAGAGCCCCTTAACAGGGTCTCCGGATGTTTGCCTGAACCTAAGGCAGCATCTGTGTCTTAACAGCCCACAAGGCAGTTCGACGAGGTTGCGACTGGAACGAAGTTGTCCTGAGGGACGGGGAAGCGATTTAAACGTAGCAGCTTGCATGACCCGGAAGTGGTTGCATGTTCTGCCGAGCCAATCAGCTTGGGCAAAGTGCGCCAACCAGCTCATCGACTGTTCGTCACTCTCCTATCTTCATGTCATTCTTCAATTCAGTCACTGTTTCGACGCACTGCGGAGTGCCGCAACCCAGGCTCTGGCTGGTGGGTTCGGGGTCGACTAACGTCAGAACCAAACGCAAACTTTGAAGGATTGACCATGTCAGCATATCAGAACGATATCAAAGCAGTTGCCGCGCTCAAAGAAACCGCCGGTAACGGCTGGAACGCCATCAACCCGGAATCCGTGGCACGCATGCGTGCACAGAACCGCTTCCAGACCGGTCTGGATATCGCCAAGTACACCGCTGCTATCATGCGCAAGGATATGGCTGAATACGACGCCGATTCGTCTGTTTACACTCAGTCTCTGGGCTGCTGGCACGGTTTCATCGGCCAACAGAAGCTGATCTCCATCAAGAAGCACCTGAAAACCACCAACAAACGCTACCTGTACCTGTCCGGCTGGATGGTTGCTGCCCTGCGCTCCGAGTTCGGCCCCCTGCCCGACCAGTCCATGCACGAGAAGACCGCCGTTTCCGGCCTGATCGAAGAGCTCTACACCTTCCTGCGCCAGGCTGATGCCCGCGAACTGGATCTGCTGTTCACTGCTCTGGACGAAGCACGCGCTGCAGGCAACACTGCCAAGGCAGAAGAAATCCAGGCTCAGGTCGACAACTTCGAAACTCACGTTGTGCCGATCATCGCCGATATCGATGCCGGTTTCGGTAACGCCGAAGCTACCTACCTGCTGGCCAAGCAGATGATCGAAGCGGGTGCATGCTGCATCCAGATCGAGAACCAGGTTTCTGATGAGAAGCAGTGCGGTCACCAGGACGGCAAGGTAACAGTTCCGCATTCCGACTTCCTGGCCAAGATCAACGCTGTTCGCTACGCGTTCCTCGAGCTGGGCGTGGACGACGGTGTTATCGTTGCCCGTACCGACTCCCTGGGCGCTGGCCTGACCAAGCAGATCGCTGTCACCAACGAGCCAGGTGACCTGGGCGACCTGTATAACGGTTTCCTGGATGGTGATTACATCGAGAATGCCGACGCCATCGAGAACGGTGACGTGGTCATCAAGGCCAACGGCAAGCTGCTCAAGCCCAAGCGCCTGGCTTCCGGTCTGTTCCAGTTCCGCAAGGACACCGGCATCGACCGCGTTGTGCTGGATTGCATCACTTCCCTGCAACACGGCGCCGACCTGCTGTGGATCGAAACCGAGAAGCCGCACGTTGGCCAGATCGCCGAGATGGTCAACCGTATCCGCGAAGTGGTTCCGAATGCCAAGCTGGTTTACAACAACAGCCCGTCCTTCAACTGGACGCTGAACTTCCGTCAGCAGGTATTCGACGCCATGGTTGAAGAAGGCAAGGATGTTTCCGCCTACGACCGTGCCGGCCTGATGAGCATCGAGTACGACGAGACTGAACTGGCCCAGCTGGCTGACGAGAAGATCCGCACCTTCCAGGCTGATGCAGCCCGTGAAGCCGGTATCTTCCACCACCTGATCACCTTGCCGACTTACCACACTGCCGCACTGTCTACCGACAACCTGGCAAAAGGGTACTTCGACAAGGAAGGCATGCTGGCCTACGTGAAAGGTGTTCAGCGTCAGGAGATCCGTCAGGGTATCGCCTGCGTCAAGCACCAGAACATGGCTGGCTCCGATCTTGGTGATAACCATAAAGAGTACTTCGCTGGCGAAGCTGCACTGAAAGCTGGCGGTAAAGACAACACCATGAACCAGTTCTGATCGAACTGACTCGCGGGCCTCGGCCCGGGTGTTGATGAAAAGGCCACCTCCGGGTGGCCTTTTCCGTATAGGTCTTGAGCGGCGAACGGCGAAGTCGCGTACAATGCGCGCTCCATTGCCGGCCATGTTATATCTCGTGGCGGCGCCTCATGCAGCAGCAGGTTTTAGAGAATGGCACGTTTACATCTGGAATTTCCGGAAGATCAGTTCTACTTCACCACTCAACTGACCGTCCGCATCACCGATATCAACTCCGGTAAGCATCTGGCCAACGACTCCATGGTGTCGATGATTTCGGAAGCGCGAGCACGCTTCCTGTATCAGTTCGGCATAGAAGAAGTCAGCGTCAATGATGTCGGCATCATCGTTACCGACCTGGCCACCACCTATCGCAGAGAAGCCTTCGCCCGCGAAGCATTGACCTTCGAAGTTGGCCTGATGGACTTGAACAGATATGGCGGGGATATCATCTTCCGTATCACCAAGGCGCAGGACGGAGAGTTGGTTGCCTTGGCGAAGTCCGGTTTCGTATTCTATAACTTCCTCGCGGCGCGGGTGACACTCATGCCTGAAGATTTCCGATTGCGCTTTCCCGGTGTCAATCAGATTGAAGATTGATAGCGAGAAGAAACTGAGCGATAAAAAAACCCGGTCAATTGACCGGGTTTTTTATTGCCGAAGATCGATTAACGAACTTCAACTTCTGTTTCAACTTCTGCTTCAACACGACGGTTCATGGCGCGGCCGTCATCAGTGCTGTTGTCAGCGATCGGATTAGATTCACCGTGACCGGCAGCGTTCACGCGGGAGGACTCAACGCCTTCGGCGATCAGTGCTTCGCGAACCGAGTTGGCGCGGCGCTCGGACAGATCCTTGTTGTACGCATCAGTACCGACGGAGTCAGTATGACCTTCAACGGTAGTGGTTACCGATGGGTAGGTCTTCATGAACTCAGCCAGGCTCTGGATGTCCTGACGGAACTCTGGACGAATAGTGTCGCGGTCGAAGTCGAACTTGACGTCCAGCTCAACGCGAACAGACTGCATTTCCGGAGCCGGTTCAGGAGCCGGGGCCGGAGCTGGTGCAGGCTCAGCCTGGGCAACAACCGGAGCAGCGCCACCAAAGTTCAGACCTACGCCAACGCCAGCCTGCCATTCAGTGTTGCCATGGTCCAGACCGTACAGCGCATCAACACCTGCCTTGACGAAGAAGTTTTCGTTCAGGTAGTTCTTGATACCGAAACCAGCCACCGCCATGGTGGTGCGGTCGTCTTGGCTGGTACCGATCTGCTCCAGCTCCTGATGGGCAAAACCACCGGAAACGTAGGGACGCAGTGCACCTTCGCCGAAGTGGTAAACGGCTTCAACGTGGGCCAGCTTGCCATCGATGTCTTCGCCATCGTTCGGGCCGCCATCGACTTCCAGGCTCTTATACGTACCCAGGCCGATATTCAACAGTACGTCGTCGGTGACGAAATAACCAAGGCTACCACCGACCAGTGTACCGTCGCTCAGGTTGTGGCGGCTATCGGTGAAGTAACGCTTGGCAAAAGCCTCGACTTCAACCGAACCAGCGCTCTGAGCCATGACCGGCACACCAGAGGCTGCTATAGCAGCACCTACAACGATACCTACTGTGTTTTTCAATTTCATTTTGAATCCCCGTTAAATCCATTCGGACGTTTGGTTTTGCGCAAAACTCGGAAGGAGTATAGCAGAGACTGGAGCATCGCAAGAAAATCCTGAACTAAAAGGGGTTGTTTATATGCCTTTTCAGCTTTTCCAGTGCACGCTTGTATCGCATCTTCGTAGCACTCAAGCCCATGTTCATGATGTCGGATATTTCCTGAAACTCCAGCTCGGCCACGAAGCGTAATACCAGAATCTCCCGATCCACCTGATTTACATGCACGAGCCAATGGTCAAGGCCCTTACTGTCTACAGCTGGACTTTCAGGTTCCTGGGCTTCCTCTTGGCCATCCAGGCTCAGCGCATCGTACAACCGTCGTTTCCGCTTCTCTTTTCGATACTGAGTGATGCACTCATTGTAAGTAATACTATATAGCCATGTCTTGAACTTGGCCTTACCCTCAAAGTGCTTGAGCCCGTTCAGCACCTTCAGCATTACCTCCTGACATACATCATCAGCATCCCTTTCGTTGCCAAGATATCGAGCACATACATTGAAGAGTGTGCGTTGATATCTTCGCATCAGCTCCTCATAGGCAACGGTAGTGTGAAAAAGTTCACGATTGGCGCGCGATACCAGCTCTTCATCCGTCATCTCGGATAATTGGCTGCGGCTGCGTGATGCTGAAGTCTCAGTCAAAACGGGTTATCACTCAGTTGGCTGGGCCGTGCCGCAATCAGCGCGACACCGGTTTATCGATCAGAGTACGGTTGGCTACGGAAATAAGCCGCCCCTCATCATCCATGAGTGTGGTTTTAACGGTGCCGATTTCCTCAATCACACCCTCAGCATCCTCGACCCGGATTCTGTCACCCACTTCATACAGTTCGCGCAGATAGACACCGGCAATGATCTGACTGACGGTTTCCCGGCTGCCCAACCCCATGGCCAATGCCGCGGCTGCGCCGAAGGACACCAGCACGATGGCAATGACGGTGTTGAGCAACTGCGTCTCGATCTGTAACTGTCCGATGGCCAGCGACACCGTGATAATGACCAGCAGGCCCTGCACCAGCCGGCTTATGCCGCCGGCGTAATCAGCGCCGATACTTTCGACGGTACCACGTACCACACCAGCGACCAGGTGTGACAGCAGCAGCCCGGCCAGCAGGATGAGCGCAGCACCGAACACCTTGGGCAAGTAAAGAGTAAAGGCATCCAGCGTCGATGATACCCGCGCCAGGCCAAGGGTCTCGGCGGCGGACACCACAAAGGTGAGAATGATGAACCAGTAGACGATCTTGCCGATGACTGCCGAGACCGGTGAGGCGATGCCGATCCGTCCGAGCATCTTGGTCACCCCCGCTCCGGCCATCAGCCGATCAAGCCCGAGCTTGGCCAATCCCTTACTCAGAACCGCATCGATAATTCGGGCGATGACAAAGCCGAGCAAGACAATGATCAGTGCCGTTATCAGGTCGGGTATGAAGGAGGCTACTTTGGTCCACAAAGCAGTCATCGCAGCCACAAAACTCTGGCTCCAGGTTTCTTGTTCCATGGGATAGGCTCGCTATTAATTCAGATCAGTGGAAGAAGGACCGCGCTGCTCGCGGCGCATGGTGCGGGCTTGTCGCAGCCCCCGTGCACCGCCCTCGCCGATGACCCAGCCCCAACGTGCGAACAGACTGAGCAGATCAAACAAACCGGTGCGCACATGTGCTCGATGCAGGACACGCTCCAACCGCTTGTCGTCCTCACCGGATGGCTGCCCGGCAGCATCCTTTTGCATCAGGCTGCGCAGATGTTGCTCAAAGGGATCGTCCATGGCTATCTCCGAATCAGTGAATACAGACGCACATCGGCCGGGTGATGCCACCCGGCCGATGTATTCATTGAAACACCCGGAGTAGAACTTACTCGGGCATCTGCAATGCAACGGGCGAAACGATAATACCGTTATTGTCGGCATATACGTATTCGCCCGGGCGGAAGGTCACACCAGCGAACGTGACTGCAACATTACGATCACCAATACCGCGCTTGTCGGTTTTCATTGGGTGACTGGCCAATGCCTGAATTCCCAATGCAGTCTGAATCAGCACGTCGACATCACGCACACAGCCGTAGATGATGATGCCTTCCCAACCATTGCGTGCGGCCTTTTCCGCCAGCATGTCACCGAGCAGAGCGCGGCGCAGGGAACCACCGCCATCAACCACCATGACCTTGCCGGTGCCATCTTCGTCAACCAGCTCTTTGACTACCGAGTTGTCTTCGAAACATTTTACCGTGACGATCTCGCCACCAAATGAATCATGGCCACCGAAGTTGCCGAACATGGGCTCGACAACGTCGACGTCGGGATAGGCATCACACAGATCCGGCGTTACATAGTGCATGATTTCTGCTCCTGTACTGATCAGCTGTTGTTTTCCGCAAGGAAGAACCAGGTATCCATCACCGAGTCGGGGTTGAGCGATACGCTCTCGATGCCCTGCTCCATCAACCAGCGCGCCAGGTCCGGATGGTCCGATGGACCCTGACCACAAATACCAATGTACTTGTCAGCCTTGCGGCAGGCGGCGATGGCATTGGCCAGCAACTTCTTGACCGCTGGATTACGTTCGTCGAACAGGTGAGCGATGATGCCGGAGTCCCGATCCAGCCCCAGTGTCAGCTGGGTCAGGTCATTGGAGCCGATGGAGAAACCATCGAAATGCTCCAGGAACTCATCAGCCAACAGCGCGTTGGCCGGCAGCTCGCACATCATGATCAGGCGCAGGCCATTCTCGCCGCGCTTGAGACCGTTCTCGGCCAGCAGCTCGACCACCTGCTGGGCTTCACCGACGGTGCGCACGAAGGGCACCATGATTTCGACGTTGGTCAGCCCCATCTCATCGCGCACCCGCTTCATCGCGCGGCATTCGAGTTCGAAGCAATCACGGAATGCTTCGCTGATGTAACGCGAAGCGCCGCGGAAGCCGAGCATGGGGTTTTCTTCTTCAGGCTCGTACAGACGTCCGCCGATCAGGTTGGCGTATTCATTCGACTTGAAATCGGACAGGCGCACGATGACTTTCTTCGGCCAGAAGGCTGCAGCCAGGGTGCTGACGCCTTCTACCAGCTTATCGACATAGAAGCCGACCGGGTCGCTGTAGCCGGCGATGCGCTTTTCCACGCTGTCCTTGACTTCTGCAGGCAGGCTGTCGAAGTTCAGCAGTGCCTTGGGATGCACACCAATCATGCGATTGATGATGAATTCCAGGCGCGCCAGGCCAACACCTTCATTGGGCAGGTTGGCGAAGTCGAAGGCGCGATCCGGGTTGCCGACGTTCATCATGATCTTGAACGGCAGCGGCGGCATGGCGTCGACGCTGTTGGTGCGAATATCAAAGGACAGACGGCCGGCGTAGATCATGCCAGCGTCACCTTCGGCGCAGGAAACCGTTACTTCCTGGCCGTCGCTCAGCTCGCTGGTGGCATTGCCGCAACCCACCACCGCAGGAATACCCAGTTCGCGTGCAATGATCGCCGCATGACAGGTACGACCACCGCGGTTGGTGACGATGGCGCTGGCGCGCTTCATTACCGGCTCCCAATCAGGGTCGGTCATGTCGGAAACCAGTACGTCGCCCGGCTGGACCTTGTCCATCTCGGATGCGTCGCGAATAATCTTGACTGGACCTGCGCCGATACGCTGACCGATTGCGCGGCCTTCAACCAGCACGGTGCCTTTTTCTTTCAGCAGGTAACGCTCCATGACGTTGACGTTGCTGCGGCTCTTCACGGTTTCAGGGCGCGCCTGAACAATGTACAGCTGCTGGTCGTCACCGTCCTTGGCCCACTCGATATCCATCGGGCAGCCATAGTGTTTCTCGATGATCACCGCCTGACGGGCCAGATTGACCACTTCTTCATCAGACAGGCAGAAACGCGCCCGTTCGGCAGCGTCCACGTCCACGGTCTTGATCGAACGACCGGCGGAAGCTTCCTCGCCGTAGATCATCTTCAGCGCCTTGCTGCCCAGGTTACGGCGCAGAATCGATGGGCGACCCGCTTCCAGAGTGGGCTTGTGCACATAGAACTCGTCAGGGTTGACCGCACCCTGCACAACGGTTTCACCCAAACCGTAGGCACCGGTGATGAATACCACATCACGGAAACCGGATTCGGTATCCAGCGTGAACATCACACCAGCGGTGCCGGTCTCGGAGCGCACCATGCGCTGTACACCGACCGACAGAGCAACCAGCTTGTGATCAAAACCCTGGTGAACGCGGTAGGAAATGGCGCGGTCATTGAACAGCGAAGCGAATACTTCCTTGGCCGCGCGGATGACGTTATCCACGCCACGGATATTCAGGAAGGTTTCCTGCTGACCGGCAAAAGAGGCATCGGGCAGATCTTCGGCGGTAGCGGAAGAACGTACGGCTACCGCCAGGTTTTCGTTGCCGGCTGAAAGCTCGGCAAAGGCGCCACGAATGGCTTGATCCAGAGCCGCAGGGAACTCGGCGTCCATGATCCATTCACGTATCTGCGCACCGGTGCGAGCCAGGGCGTTCACATCGTCCACGTCAAGCGTGTCCAGTGCGGCATTGATACGGTCATTGAGACCACTTTGTTCGAGAAAGTCGCGGTAGGCATCAGCAGTAGTAGCAAAGCCACCCGGTACGGATACACCGGCACCGGCCAGATTGCTGATCATTTCACCGAGCGAGGCATTCTTGCCGCCAACGCGCTCAACATCTCCAACACCCAGTTGCTCAAAGGACACTACGTACTCTAGCAAGGTGATCTCTCCGTCAATCAATGAATAGGTTAGCAGCGCGGGCTTTGCCGTCTGGTCTGCAAGTCACAAATACGCCACAATGCCACTTTGACGCTCAATTCTGGGGGCTCAGGACCGCTGTCCCCGGTAAATTCCGATATCTTAAGGCTTCGCGCATGAAACGCACTGCTTTTTTCATTTCCGATGGTACAGGCATCACTGCCGAGACGCTTGGCCAGAGTCTGCTCTCGCAATTCGAAAATATCCAATTCAGCAAACTGCTGCGGCCTTACGTGGATACCGTGGAAAAAGCGCGGGACATGGTACAACAAATCGATGCTGCTGCCGAGACGGATGGTCATCCGCCGATCATTTTTGAAACCGTGGTCAACCGGGACATCCATCAGGAGCTGGCCCGATCCAAAGGCTACATGATCGACATCTTCTCCACCTTTCTCGCGCCACTGGAGCAGGAATTGGGCGCCGGGTCATCCTATTCGGTAGGCAAATCCCATTCAATTCAGCATAACAGCAACTATCAGGACCGCATCGACTCCGTGCATTTTGCCATGGATAACGATGACGGCGCCCGCACCCATCACTATAAGGAAGCGGACATCATTCTGGTCGGCGTCTCCCGCTGCGGCAAAACGCCCTCCTGCCTCTATATGGCGCTGCAATATGGAATACGCGCTGCGAACTACCCGCTGACCGATGACGACATGGAAAGCCTGCAGCTGCCCGCCGCGCTGAAGCCCTACAAGCAAAAGCTGTTTGGTCTGACCATTGATGCCGATAGACTGGCCAGCATCCGCAACGAACGCCGCCCCAACAGTCGCTATGCCAGCTTCGCCCAGTGCGAGTTCGAGATTCGCGAAGTCGAAAACCTGTTCCGCCGGGAAAACATCCCACACATCAACTCGACGCATTTCTCGGTCGAGGAGATCTCCGCCAAAATCCTGGTACACATGGGCATCGAACGCCGCCTGAAATAACCCGCTACTGCTTTCTCTCTCCCCCGGGGAGCCGGCGGAGCTGGGCGTGCCCAGACAGCGTCGCTCCCCTTATCCTTCGGTATCTCTCCTTTCGAAACATTTACATTTGCCGGTTGAAATTTACAAATTGAGATGTAATATTGCCAGCGTCTGATAATCATTATCAATCTTGTTGGTAGACATACTCTATTGTCTCTCATCCATCCGAAAGGAGTTTCTGATGTTGTCGAACCGTCCTGCCTTTGCAGCACACTATGCCCTTGTCGGCAGTCTTGGCCTCTTGGCAAGCAGCGTTGCGCTGGCCAATGAAGAGACCATCCGCCTGTCCGACACCGTCGTGACCGCCTCGGGCTTCGAGCAGAAGATCACCGAAGCGCCGGCCAGCATCAGTGTGATCAGTCAGGAAGATTTGCAGCAGAATCGGTACAGCAACTTGGCTCAGGTGCTGGAAAATGTGGAAGGCATCGACACCAATCAGAGCACCGGAAAGACCGGTGGCCTCAATATCAGTATTCGTGGCATGGAAAGTCAGCACACGCTGATTCTGATCGACGGCCGCCGGCAGAACGCACCGGGCAACATCGCTCCTAATGGTTTTGGTGAAACCTCAACCAGCTTCATTCCGCCAATGTCCGCCATTGAGCGCATCGAGGTCATCCGTGGCCCGATGTCCACTCTCTATGGTTCAGATGCCCTGGGCGGTGTAGTCAACATCATTACAAAAAAGGTCGGTGATGAATGGAGTGGAACTGTAAGCCTTGATCAC
Above is a genomic segment from Halopseudomonas litoralis containing:
- the ppsA gene encoding phosphoenolpyruvate synthase; translated protein: MLEYVVSFEQLGVGDVERVGGKNASLGEMISNLAGAGVSVPGGFATTADAYRDFLEQSGLNDRINAALDTLDVDDVNALARTGAQIREWIMDAEFPAALDQAIRGAFAELSAGNENLAVAVRSSATAEDLPDASFAGQQETFLNIRGVDNVIRAAKEVFASLFNDRAISYRVHQGFDHKLVALSVGVQRMVRSETGTAGVMFTLDTESGFRDVVFITGAYGLGETVVQGAVNPDEFYVHKPTLEAGRPSILRRNLGSKALKMIYGEEASAGRSIKTVDVDAAERARFCLSDEEVVNLARQAVIIEKHYGCPMDIEWAKDGDDQQLYIVQARPETVKSRSNVNVMERYLLKEKGTVLVEGRAIGQRIGAGPVKIIRDASEMDKVQPGDVLVSDMTDPDWEPVMKRASAIVTNRGGRTCHAAIIARELGIPAVVGCGNATSELSDGQEVTVSCAEGDAGMIYAGRLSFDIRTNSVDAMPPLPFKIMMNVGNPDRAFDFANLPNEGVGLARLEFIINRMIGVHPKALLNFDSLPAEVKDSVEKRIAGYSDPVGFYVDKLVEGVSTLAAAFWPKKVIVRLSDFKSNEYANLIGGRLYEPEEENPMLGFRGASRYISEAFRDCFELECRAMKRVRDEMGLTNVEIMVPFVRTVGEAQQVVELLAENGLKRGENGLRLIMMCELPANALLADEFLEHFDGFSIGSNDLTQLTLGLDRDSGIIAHLFDERNPAVKKLLANAIAACRKADKYIGICGQGPSDHPDLARWLMEQGIESVSLNPDSVMDTWFFLAENNS
- the ppsR gene encoding posphoenolpyruvate synthetase regulatory kinase/phosphorylase PpsR; this encodes MKRTAFFISDGTGITAETLGQSLLSQFENIQFSKLLRPYVDTVEKARDMVQQIDAAAETDGHPPIIFETVVNRDIHQELARSKGYMIDIFSTFLAPLEQELGAGSSYSVGKSHSIQHNSNYQDRIDSVHFAMDNDDGARTHHYKEADIILVGVSRCGKTPSCLYMALQYGIRAANYPLTDDDMESLQLPAALKPYKQKLFGLTIDADRLASIRNERRPNSRYASFAQCEFEIREVENLFRRENIPHINSTHFSVEEISAKILVHMGIERRLK